Proteins found in one Panicum hallii strain FIL2 chromosome 4, PHallii_v3.1, whole genome shotgun sequence genomic segment:
- the LOC112888712 gene encoding lysophospholipid acyltransferase LPEAT2, with amino-acid sequence MASTSPSPASLSTPLLSGSIAPARAANGHANNHRHHHRDDSDAAASVCDAGGDPFAFLSEDRPPRDRGVSPADPFRNATPAWGGGVYAWARTLLLLPVAALRLALFGLSIAIGYAATWVALRGWADVQDRPREGAGPMPAWRRRLMWITRISARCILFSFGYHWIRKKGRPAPRDLAPIVVSNHVSYIEPIFFFYELFPTIVSSESHDALPFVGTIIRAMQVIYVDRFSPASRKAAVNEIKRKAACNSFPRVLLFPEGTTTNGRFLISFQHGAFIPGYPVQPVVVRYPHVHFDQSWGNISLLKLMFKMFTQFHNFMEVEYLPVVYPPEIKQENALHFAEDTSYAMAHALNVLPTSYSYGDSMIMARAVEAGKANCSNYMVQMAWVKDMYGVNTAEAMELLENFLAMNPDSDGRVKAQEFWAHFGLDCSPLCKKIFHYFNSGITDSITFRQFLVGCAHLRKQPLFQGACETAFEKCRDPETSDISRGQLADVLRLSMLLPSDDGMLRLFKTFDVDGDEKISRDDFLTCLGRFPFLIAFFAAPINGEVYIEIV; translated from the exons atgGCCTCCACGAGCCCTAGCCCCGCCTCCCTCTCCACGCCGCTGCTCTCGGGCTCCatcgcgcccgcccgcgccgccaaCGGGCACGCCAAcaaccaccgccaccaccaccgcgacGACAGCGACGCCGCGGCCTCCGTGTGCGACGCCGGCGGGGACCCGTTCGCGTTCCTCTCGGAGGATCGGCCGCCGCGGGACCGGGGCGTGTCCCCGGCGGACCCGTTCCGCAACGCGACGCcggcgtggggcggcggcgtCTACGCGTGGGCGAGGACGCTGCTCCTCCTGCCGGTCGCGGCGCTGCGGCTGGCGCTGTTCGGGCTCTCCATCGCGATCGGGTACGCGGCGACCTGGGTGGCGCTGCGCGGGTGGGCCGACGTGCAGGACCGGCCGCGGGAGGGCGCCGGGCCCATGCCGGCGTGGCGGCGCCGACTCATGTGGATCACGCGGATCTCCGCCCGCTGCATCCTCTTCTCATTCGG GTACCACTGGatcagaaagaaaggaaggccTGCTCCTAGGGATCTCGCACCTATAGTTGTTTCCAATCATGTCTCGTACATAGAACCCATATTCTTCTTCTATGAATTGTTCCCAACCATTGTTTCATCTGAGTCTCATGATGCCCTACCGTTTGTTGGAACAATTATTCGGGCGATGCAG GTTATATATGTTGATAGATTCTCACCAGCTTCTAGGAAGGCTGCTGTAAATGAAATAAAG AGAAAGGCAGCTTGCAATAGCTTCCCACGGGTCCTGTTATTCCCTGAAGGCACCACAACAAATGGGAGATTCCTGATTTCTTTCCAACATGGCGCATTCATACCTGGCTACCCTGTTCAACCTGTTGTTGTCCGTTATCCACATGTGCACTTTGATCAATCATG GGGAAATATATCGTTGTTAAAGCTCATGTTTAAGATGTTCACccagtttcataattttatGGAG GTAGAGTACCTCCCTGTTGTCTACCCTCCTGAGATCAAGCAAGAGAATGCCCTTCATTTTGCAGAGGAT ACCAGCTATGCTATGGCACATGCCCTTAATGTTTTACCCACTTCTTATTCATATGGTGATTCAATGATCATGGCACGAGCAGTAGAAGCTGGAAAG GCTAATTGCTCAAATTACATGGTACAAATGGCTTGGGTAAAAGAT ATGTATGGTGTAAACACAGCAGAAGCCATGGAGCTATTGGAAAACTTCTTGGCTATGAATCCAGATAGCGA TGGACGTGTGAAAGCACAAGAGTTTTGGGCTCATTTTGGTCTGGATTGCAGTCCTCTGTGCAAGAAG ATATTTCACTACTTCAATTCTGGCATTACGGATTCGATTACATTCCGTCAG TTCTTGGTTGGGTGTGCACACCTGAGGAAGCAACCATTGTTCCAGGGTGCGTGTGAGACCGCCTTTGAGAAGTGCAGGGATCCTGAAACATCCGACATCTCCAGGGGGCAGCTAGCTGACGTCCTGCGGTTAAGCATGCTTCTACCGTCTGATGACGGG ATGCTGAGGCTGTTCAAGACGTTCGATGTTGATGGTGACGAAAAGATCAGCAGGGACGACTTCCTTACATGCCTTGGGAGGT
- the LOC112889869 gene encoding uncharacterized protein LOC112889869: protein MENSPPPAPAAAEEAQATQPDPLHPDPAAMRPPSPPRAPLAFPTLDSLAAFLRPRLPPQALSSWGAVPGTKTLLNLFLELSHGDCALHVPAAPPPRVVRAVHVATVRIRNRRGARLVEARQLLSDGTVRRRGPRPLSEKMRPGESPEAAAARAVREELGARARVRIGGAREARVEERESASYPGLPARYVLHAVDAEVVDGVPEDGAFETEETGEDDGGAGAGAITVKRHYWEWVDDDDGDDNEHKEVAAAAGAGAH from the coding sequence gcggcggaggaggcgcaggCAACGCAACCCGATCCCCTCCACCCAGACCCCGCGGCGATgcggccgccatcgccgccgcgcgcgccgctggCGTTCCCGACGCTGGACTCCCTCGCGGCGTTCCTCCGCCCGCGGCTCCCTCCCCAGGCGCTGTCCTCCTGGGGCGCCGTGCCGGGGACCAAGACCCTGCTCAACCTCTTCCTGGAGCTCTCCCACGGCGACTGCGCGCTCCACGTcccggccgccccgccgccgcgcgtcgtCCGCGCCGTGCACGTGGCGACCGTCCGCATCCGCAaccggcgcggcgcgcggctggTGGAGGCCCGGCAGCTGCTCTCCGACGGCACGGTCCGGCGCCGCGGCCCGCGGCCGCTGTCGGAGAAGATGCGGCCCGGCGAGTCCcccgaggccgcggcggcgcgcgccgtGCGGGAGGAGCTCGGCGCGCGCGCCCGCGTCCGGATCGGGGGCGCGCGGGAGGCGCGCGTGGAGGAGCGGGAGTCGGCGTCCTACCCGGGGCTCCCCGCCCGGTACGTGCTGCACGCGGTGGACGCGGAGGTGGTGGACGGCGTGCCCGAGGACGGGGCGTTCGAGACCGAGGAGACCGGCGAGGACGACgggggcgccggcgcgggggccATCACCGTGAAGCGGCACTACTGGGAGTgggtcgacgacgacgacggcgacgataATGAGCACAAGGAggtcgctgccgccgccggcgcaggcgCGCACTAG